A section of the Pseudanabaena mucicola str. Chao 1806 genome encodes:
- a CDS encoding type II toxin-antitoxin system RelN family antitoxin — translation MRAVEVTGTIDREGHLLLDQPFEEDIASLVHVIVLFSESVQELEDDPDDTPIEEVKASLKRAFQQASAGQTRPISEMWDGIDAE, via the coding sequence ATGAGAGCAGTGGAAGTCACGGGGACAATTGATCGCGAAGGACATTTATTGCTGGATCAGCCTTTTGAAGAGGACATAGCTAGTCTTGTCCATGTGATTGTGTTGTTTTCTGAATCAGTTCAGGAATTGGAAGATGATCCTGATGATACGCCTATTGAGGAGGTGAAGGCGAGTTTGAAAAGGGCTTTTCAGCAAGCTAGTGCGGGACAAACTAGACCAATTTCTGAAATGTGGGATGGAATCGATGCTGAGTGA
- a CDS encoding Uma2 family endonuclease: MVQTPVKSLTLEEFLKLPETKPACEFIDGEIVQKPMPQGKHSTVQLDLSSAINLALKPQKIARAYSELRCNFGDRSIIPDISVFTWERIPRDNDGKVSNLFESVPNWVIEILSPDQNQTKVIRNILYCLAHGTEMGWLLDPDEELVFVYFSDRTIAMFENKSDRLPVPSFASSFQLTVGELFSWLED, translated from the coding sequence ATGGTTCAAACTCCTGTCAAATCTTTAACCCTTGAAGAGTTTCTGAAATTACCAGAGACAAAACCCGCTTGTGAATTTATTGATGGGGAGATAGTCCAAAAGCCGATGCCGCAGGGGAAACATAGTACAGTTCAGCTTGACCTTAGCTCGGCAATCAACCTAGCTCTCAAACCTCAAAAGATTGCCCGTGCTTATTCAGAGTTGCGATGTAATTTTGGCGATCGCTCGATTATTCCAGACATCTCAGTTTTTACTTGGGAACGCATTCCTAGGGATAACGATGGCAAGGTATCAAATCTATTTGAGTCTGTTCCTAATTGGGTAATTGAGATTCTCTCACCAGACCAGAACCAAACAAAAGTGATTCGGAATATTCTCTATTGCTTAGCTCATGGTACAGAGATGGGATGGTTACTCGATCCCGATGAGGAATTGGTATTTGTCTATTTTAGCGATCGCACGATTGCTATGTTTGAGAATAAAAGCGATCGCTTGCCTGTGCCATCTTTTGCATCATCGTTTCAGCTTACGGTGGGTGAGTTGTTCAGTTGGTTAGAAGATTGA
- the topA gene encoding type I DNA topoisomerase, producing the protein MKKLLLVESPSKCKTIQAILGSEWQVEASFGHFTELAKDGEDSLGFTMHSDTNKIECRYQLTEGKGQQVVAKLRDAVKNASEVVLATDGDREGEGIAWHLQQQLHLRNPKRAVYNQITPTAVKAAIANAHQLDLNLISAQRARQCLDRLIGFKVSPLVRRTSGGSSAGRVQSVALHIVCQREREITAFVPITYWSVWTEYAEGFTAFYAGSSEIEPVLDDQDVTDDAAEVNTESTVESKRVLSEAEATRIIQVARNHPHIVREATGVTAQKSPLPPFITSSLQQAASVRLGLSPEETMKVAQELFEGVDLPNGRKGLITYHRTDSTNLAPEFCAEVKEWLSKHDPDNVPKKTTRHREQATAQSAHEAIRPTYLSITPKTVRDHLSAKQHQLYELIWRRAVASQCANALIQKSRVIIQAGSTLWQTRGSILTFAGYTRYWNDLSKDKHIPALTSGQTLALANAGFTQKQTQPPARYSEAKLVQVLERQGVGRPSTFAAIVKTLKDRTYVLLKGKVLEPSALGMSTDDVLHKTFPDLLRADFTAGMETTLDEISVGKLEWQSYLIGWHQSYFQPMLARAYTNLGADLQPSNRKNELSDVACPTCSHPLSKIPSKKVSGGHFLKCEHGCENLVMFWSDRRNQWEIPQPKGENAVTVEVTSFACPVCGKPLAKFPYTKDGVDKVMLKCADVQARQRKDHADVVFFWSSQEKWWSKKFGDLDESAKPNLGKGSSGKEKKAGQGKPKQTGKVAKPSPKKLS; encoded by the coding sequence ATGAAAAAGCTATTACTCGTTGAATCTCCCTCCAAGTGCAAAACCATCCAAGCAATCCTTGGCAGTGAATGGCAAGTAGAAGCTTCCTTTGGTCACTTTACGGAACTTGCTAAAGATGGTGAAGATAGCTTGGGCTTTACCATGCATTCAGATACCAACAAAATTGAATGTCGCTATCAATTGACTGAAGGTAAAGGACAACAGGTAGTTGCTAAACTACGTGATGCTGTGAAGAATGCATCAGAAGTCGTACTTGCTACCGATGGCGATCGCGAGGGTGAGGGGATTGCATGGCATTTACAACAGCAACTGCATCTGCGTAATCCCAAACGCGCTGTCTATAACCAGATTACGCCCACGGCGGTTAAAGCAGCGATCGCCAATGCTCATCAGTTAGATTTGAACCTGATTTCGGCTCAGAGAGCGAGACAATGTTTGGATCGGTTGATTGGGTTTAAAGTTTCACCCCTTGTGCGTCGAACTAGTGGCGGTAGCTCGGCTGGTCGGGTGCAGTCGGTGGCTTTGCATATTGTCTGTCAGCGTGAACGGGAGATTACTGCTTTTGTGCCGATTACTTACTGGTCGGTATGGACGGAATATGCTGAAGGCTTCACCGCTTTTTATGCGGGTAGTAGTGAGATTGAACCTGTGCTTGATGATCAGGATGTCACCGATGATGCGGCGGAAGTGAATACGGAATCTACGGTGGAGTCCAAACGGGTATTGTCAGAAGCGGAAGCTACCAGAATTATTCAAGTAGCCCGCAATCATCCCCACATCGTTCGCGAAGCTACGGGTGTCACTGCTCAGAAATCACCATTGCCGCCTTTCATCACCAGTTCGCTCCAGCAAGCTGCCTCAGTGAGATTAGGGCTATCGCCTGAAGAGACGATGAAGGTAGCTCAAGAGTTGTTTGAGGGTGTCGATTTGCCAAACGGTCGCAAGGGTTTGATTACCTATCACCGCACTGATAGCACTAATCTCGCGCCTGAATTTTGTGCTGAGGTAAAAGAATGGCTATCAAAGCACGATCCTGATAATGTCCCCAAGAAAACTACTCGTCATCGCGAACAGGCGACTGCTCAATCCGCCCATGAAGCGATTCGTCCTACTTATTTGAGTATTACTCCGAAAACGGTTAGAGACCATCTCAGTGCGAAGCAACATCAACTCTATGAGTTAATCTGGCGCAGAGCCGTGGCTTCTCAATGTGCGAATGCTTTAATTCAAAAAAGTCGAGTGATTATTCAGGCTGGTTCGACGCTCTGGCAAACTAGGGGTAGTATTCTCACCTTTGCGGGTTATACGCGCTATTGGAATGATTTGAGTAAGGATAAACATATTCCTGCGTTAACAAGTGGTCAGACTTTGGCTTTGGCAAATGCAGGTTTTACGCAGAAACAAACTCAACCTCCTGCTAGGTATAGCGAGGCGAAGTTAGTGCAGGTACTAGAGCGTCAGGGTGTGGGTAGACCGAGTACGTTTGCAGCGATCGTTAAGACACTTAAGGATAGAACCTATGTGTTACTCAAAGGTAAGGTTCTCGAACCTTCGGCTTTGGGAATGTCTACGGATGATGTGCTGCATAAAACTTTCCCTGATTTGCTCAGAGCCGATTTTACCGCAGGGATGGAGACGACTTTGGATGAAATCTCGGTGGGTAAGTTAGAGTGGCAAAGCTATTTGATTGGTTGGCATCAGTCCTATTTTCAGCCGATGTTAGCGAGGGCTTATACAAATCTCGGTGCGGATTTACAGCCAAGTAATCGTAAAAATGAGCTTTCAGATGTGGCTTGTCCTACTTGTAGTCATCCGCTCAGTAAGATTCCTTCTAAGAAGGTGAGTGGTGGGCATTTTCTCAAGTGTGAGCATGGCTGTGAGAATCTAGTGATGTTTTGGAGCGATCGCCGTAATCAGTGGGAGATTCCTCAACCGAAGGGAGAGAATGCAGTGACGGTGGAAGTGACTAGTTTTGCTTGTCCTGTCTGTGGTAAGCCTTTGGCTAAGTTTCCATATACTAAGGATGGTGTGGATAAGGTGATGTTGAAGTGTGCGGATGTTCAGGCTCGGCAGCGCAAGGATCATGCGGATGTGGTCTTTTTCTGGTCTTCTCAGGAGAAGTGGTGGTCGAAGAAGTTTGGTGATCTAGATGAATCGGCTAAGCCGAATTTGGGTAAGGGTTCAAGTGGGAAAGAAAAGAAAGCTGGTCAGGGAAAACCTAAACAGACTGGTAAAGTGGCTAAGCCTAGTCCTAAAAAGTTGTCTTGA
- a CDS encoding HsdM family class I SAM-dependent methyltransferase, which translates to MVVGTNSASELLETVYTALHLDQGELLSAEFSPTQETNLEQWLNKGDWLSLAKQLQAEKIFFVKDDPVIVFASSKSKNVSDLRKIFNDVWCMARPQRLFLATDGELAVYDLTKPPVRTDEDWEKNKPLALVTKISDVARELKSYRRGNIESGKLFKEKHFGKDDQRADQSLIRNLKIVRDNLTSSISGKELVPKYAHALIGRSIFIRYLEDRKILTKEYFENVAKKHNNPEWKSILDAKLNKPDINQDMGKRLYPRVLDNKEFTYALFDQLSEDFNGDMFPSDPDERQAVDVQHLRLLQGFLRGDVDSQQSLFFWAYKFDIIPIELISSIYEEFYLTTNADAGNHGTHYTPSSLVRFVLSQVLTPDCLEKKPRILDPCCGSGIFLVEAFRRIVRYSFFKKGKMPSPTELRTIIRDQLAGIEINEEAVRVAAFSLYLALLHFQKPPAIWQQIKKGQRLPSLKYQANSINAGEKFNNLIEANAFDVAEKVNDEDVLNKFSSNCADVVIGNPPWGQPKKGDKAGAFALQKGLDWCEQNNYPVGDKERSQAFIWKTLDFLKDGGVASLLVSTGVFFKHHENSQKFRNQWLSSIKLIEVINFSHVRDIFFSGAISPFASVVFQKSSTVDPQYQLVNYFSAKKSSQAIRLKSVILSCSDLQMVHQSDLLENDKLWKIYWWGNHRDLALINNLQLNPSLAKFCDPENSGRGFEEGSGQSSIGNILNYKELPTKEFKKYGSINKKSLKSVPLKVNRRGKSEGLYFGKRILVKRGITQQSFPKGQIISRLESEEFCFRHSIYCIKLAQPDDWKYKIILAILWSSLSRYYFFLTTSTWGMWHHEIHYQELLDLPIRLPDSQEKIDQIVNIVDQLNSVDSSHQKTSRLRNKSQLEININTNIPNHKNSLEDITALEDKLDEAIFDLYELRISERDLIRDMCDIGIEFFYNEIESQAVKPVITRNPKCKYGLLQTTSSLNDSDLPVDLKSYLKILLNAWNRELYPEGEFSWRIIPSDQSTAMLCVVLSTQEVGHIPQFLDNDEDAWVTVLSELNDALLVPYKSNRVYIDGIVRAVTDTDIIIIKRNEKRLWTKSMAREDVEATLLQAINLQETRQGISV; encoded by the coding sequence ATGGTCGTAGGAACTAACTCTGCTAGTGAGTTATTGGAAACTGTTTATACTGCACTCCATCTTGATCAAGGTGAGCTTTTGAGTGCGGAATTTTCCCCTACCCAAGAAACTAATTTAGAACAGTGGCTAAATAAAGGGGACTGGTTATCACTTGCAAAGCAACTACAAGCCGAAAAGATTTTTTTTGTAAAAGACGATCCTGTTATAGTTTTTGCTAGCTCTAAATCTAAAAACGTTTCAGACTTAAGAAAAATATTTAATGACGTTTGGTGCATGGCAAGACCTCAAAGGTTATTCCTCGCTACTGATGGAGAGTTAGCTGTATATGATTTGACAAAGCCTCCTGTTAGAACCGATGAAGACTGGGAAAAGAATAAACCTTTAGCCTTAGTTACAAAGATCTCTGATGTTGCTAGAGAATTAAAAAGCTATCGTCGAGGTAATATAGAATCTGGAAAATTATTTAAAGAAAAACATTTTGGGAAAGATGATCAACGTGCGGATCAATCTCTAATTCGTAATTTAAAGATTGTTCGCGACAATTTAACAAGCTCTATTTCAGGCAAAGAACTAGTGCCGAAATATGCTCATGCGCTGATAGGCAGATCTATATTTATTCGCTATTTAGAAGACAGAAAAATTCTTACAAAAGAGTATTTTGAGAATGTTGCAAAAAAACATAATAACCCCGAATGGAAATCAATACTTGATGCAAAACTGAACAAGCCAGACATTAATCAGGATATGGGAAAGCGCTTATATCCAAGAGTTTTAGACAATAAAGAGTTTACATATGCTTTATTTGATCAGTTGTCAGAAGACTTTAATGGAGATATGTTTCCTTCCGATCCTGACGAGAGACAAGCAGTAGATGTTCAACATCTCAGATTACTACAAGGTTTTTTAAGAGGAGATGTAGATAGCCAACAAAGTCTCTTCTTTTGGGCATATAAGTTTGACATTATCCCTATCGAGCTAATTAGTAGCATATACGAAGAGTTTTATCTGACCACAAATGCTGATGCAGGAAATCATGGAACACATTACACTCCAAGCTCATTAGTTAGATTCGTTTTATCACAAGTTCTAACACCAGATTGTCTTGAAAAAAAACCTAGAATTCTTGATCCATGTTGTGGATCGGGAATCTTTCTAGTTGAAGCTTTTAGAAGAATTGTGCGATATAGCTTCTTTAAGAAAGGTAAAATGCCAAGTCCAACAGAGCTTAGAACAATTATCAGAGATCAATTAGCTGGCATTGAAATTAATGAAGAAGCAGTACGAGTTGCAGCTTTTAGCTTGTATTTAGCGCTTCTACATTTTCAAAAGCCCCCAGCAATTTGGCAACAGATTAAGAAAGGGCAACGTCTCCCCAGTCTAAAATATCAAGCTAATTCGATTAATGCTGGGGAAAAATTCAATAACTTAATTGAAGCAAATGCTTTTGATGTTGCAGAAAAAGTTAACGATGAAGATGTATTGAATAAGTTTAGTAGCAATTGTGCTGATGTTGTAATTGGAAATCCTCCTTGGGGGCAACCTAAAAAAGGTGATAAAGCAGGAGCATTTGCTTTGCAGAAAGGACTTGATTGGTGTGAACAAAACAATTATCCAGTTGGGGATAAGGAAAGATCACAGGCTTTTATATGGAAAACTCTTGATTTCCTGAAAGATGGTGGTGTTGCATCTTTACTTGTTTCTACTGGAGTATTTTTTAAACATCATGAAAATAGCCAGAAATTCCGAAATCAATGGTTATCTTCAATCAAACTAATAGAAGTTATCAACTTCTCTCATGTTAGAGATATTTTTTTTAGTGGCGCAATTTCTCCATTCGCTTCTGTAGTTTTCCAAAAATCCTCTACAGTTGATCCTCAGTATCAATTAGTGAACTATTTTTCAGCCAAGAAATCATCTCAAGCTATTCGTTTAAAGTCAGTTATTCTAAGTTGTTCAGATCTTCAAATGGTTCACCAATCAGATTTACTTGAGAATGATAAGCTTTGGAAAATCTATTGGTGGGGCAATCACAGAGATCTCGCTTTGATCAATAATTTACAACTCAACCCGTCTCTCGCAAAATTTTGCGACCCTGAAAACTCAGGGAGGGGATTTGAAGAAGGTTCAGGACAATCATCGATTGGCAATATTTTAAACTATAAGGAACTTCCTACTAAAGAATTTAAAAAATATGGAAGCATTAATAAGAAATCACTAAAGTCTGTCCCGCTAAAAGTAAATCGCAGGGGAAAGAGTGAGGGCTTATATTTTGGAAAGCGTATTTTAGTAAAGCGTGGTATTACTCAGCAGTCTTTCCCAAAAGGACAAATTATTTCACGCTTAGAATCAGAAGAATTTTGTTTTCGGCATTCTATTTACTGCATTAAACTTGCTCAGCCAGATGATTGGAAATATAAGATTATTTTGGCAATTCTATGGTCATCACTTTCTCGATATTATTTTTTCCTGACTACTAGTACTTGGGGAATGTGGCATCATGAAATTCATTATCAAGAATTACTAGATTTACCAATTCGGCTTCCTGATTCTCAGGAGAAAATAGATCAAATAGTTAATATAGTTGACCAACTCAACAGCGTAGATTCATCGCATCAAAAAACTTCGAGATTAAGAAATAAGAGCCAACTAGAAATAAATATTAATACAAATATACCAAATCATAAAAACTCATTGGAAGATATAACAGCTCTCGAAGATAAGCTTGATGAAGCTATATTTGATTTATATGAACTCAGAATATCTGAGCGTGATTTGATTCGCGATATGTGCGATATTGGTATCGAATTTTTCTACAATGAAATAGAAAGTCAAGCTGTTAAACCAGTTATAACAAGAAACCCTAAATGTAAGTATGGGCTTCTACAAACGACCTCATCTCTCAATGACTCTGATCTACCAGTTGACCTTAAAAGTTACCTAAAGATTTTACTAAATGCTTGGAATCGAGAATTATATCCAGAAGGCGAATTCAGTTGGCGAATAATCCCCTCTGATCAATCAACAGCAATGTTGTGTGTTGTTTTGTCTACACAAGAAGTAGGACATATTCCCCAATTTCTAGATAATGATGAGGATGCTTGGGTGACAGTCCTCAGTGAACTTAATGATGCCTTGTTAGTTCCGTACAAGAGTAATCGCGTCTATATTGATGGAATTGTTCGTGCTGTCACAGATACTGACATCATCATTATTAAACGTAATGAAAAAAGACTATGGACAAAAAGTATGGCTCGTGAGGATGTAGAGGCAACTCTTCTTCAAGCAATTAACTTACAGGAGACTAGACAGGGTATTTCAGTATGA
- a CDS encoding type II toxin-antitoxin system ParD family antitoxin — translation MTTVNISIPDSMKAFIDEQVAKGGYSTTSEYIRQLLRQEAERVAQARLETLLLEGLDSGEPIEINDDWWQQKRIQLLERLRKK, via the coding sequence ATGACTACAGTAAATATCTCTATTCCTGATTCTATGAAGGCTTTTATAGATGAGCAGGTTGCTAAGGGTGGCTACAGTACTACGAGTGAATATATTCGGCAGTTGCTGCGTCAAGAGGCGGAGAGGGTTGCTCAAGCGCGTTTGGAAACTTTGCTGTTAGAGGGTTTGGATAGTGGTGAACCAATTGAGATAAATGATGATTGGTGGCAACAGAAACGGATTCAACTTCTTGAGAGACTTCGCAAAAAGTAA
- a CDS encoding HNH endonuclease, whose translation MSRPYISVEIDRNVRSMAKNRCGYCLSPQKLVMARLEIEHIIPVSKGGSSEESNLWLACPICNSHKAGKIEAIDPVTNEVVALFNPRTQVWAACFPSSNTQHIQLSEQIQNHLSNYRY comes from the coding sequence ATGAGTCGTCCTTATATTTCGGTTGAGATTGATCGCAATGTTCGCAGTATGGCTAAAAACCGATGTGGCTATTGCCTTAGTCCTCAAAAGTTGGTCATGGCACGTCTAGAAATTGAGCATATCATTCCTGTTTCTAAGGGTGGCAGTAGTGAGGAGTCAAATCTTTGGTTAGCTTGTCCTATTTGCAATAGTCATAAAGCTGGCAAGATTGAGGCGATCGATCCAGTTACGAATGAGGTTGTGGCGCTATTCAATCCGCGTACTCAAGTTTGGGCGGCTTGCTTTCCCTCAAGCAACACTCAACACATTCAATTGAGTGAACAAATCCAAAATCACCTCTCTAACTACAGGTACTGA
- a CDS encoding DNA cytosine methyltransferase, producing the protein MINFIDLFAGIGGMRLGFEQAMQELGIQTKCVLSSEIDKYAQETYELNYKEKLEGDICSIKQFPNFDFLLAGFPCQPFSYAGKQKGFVDTRGTLFFEIEKLLSEYQPKAFLLENVRGLTSHDQGRTFKTIIERLQNLNYGVSYLILNSSNFGIPQNRVRVYILGIYNQQPILSLKSDLGATDSHEFKRSLSQLTLFDLFSNSNRTKIVADILEANPSAKYDCSQDFTNRLLKFTDNNPNKLHGYRLIDHRNGNSIHSWELGIKGECNDLEIEFMNELIANRRKKKFGTHQDGKKLNIDEIKTFFDHENLTEIMNSLICKGYLKEREGRYNPVAGNMSFEVFKFLDPQSISITLVSSDAHKLGVVHNGRIRRLTPRECARLQGFPDSFILHPKDTHAYRQLGNSVSVPVVREVILDLFTQLNVLSVA; encoded by the coding sequence ATGATTAATTTTATTGATTTATTTGCTGGTATTGGTGGGATGCGTTTGGGCTTTGAGCAAGCGATGCAAGAGCTTGGCATTCAAACTAAATGTGTATTGTCTTCAGAAATAGATAAATACGCTCAAGAGACTTATGAGCTTAATTATAAAGAGAAGCTAGAGGGTGACATTTGTAGTATTAAGCAATTCCCGAATTTCGATTTTCTACTTGCAGGTTTTCCTTGTCAGCCATTCTCATATGCTGGAAAACAAAAAGGATTTGTAGACACTAGAGGAACCTTGTTTTTTGAGATTGAGAAACTTTTAAGCGAATATCAACCAAAAGCATTTTTACTGGAAAATGTTCGGGGATTAACTAGTCATGATCAAGGACGTACTTTCAAGACAATTATTGAGCGATTACAAAATTTAAACTATGGGGTGTCTTATCTAATTTTAAATAGTTCAAACTTTGGCATTCCTCAAAATCGTGTCCGAGTATATATTTTAGGGATTTACAATCAACAGCCAATTTTATCTCTGAAATCTGACTTGGGTGCGACTGATTCCCATGAATTTAAGCGATCTCTTAGTCAACTTACATTATTTGATTTGTTTTCTAATTCTAATAGAACTAAAATTGTTGCTGATATTTTAGAAGCAAATCCAAGTGCTAAGTATGATTGTTCTCAAGACTTTACAAATAGATTGCTGAAATTCACAGACAATAATCCAAACAAACTCCATGGATACCGATTAATTGATCATCGAAATGGTAATTCAATCCATTCATGGGAATTGGGAATTAAAGGGGAATGTAATGATTTAGAAATTGAGTTTATGAATGAGTTAATTGCTAATAGGCGCAAGAAAAAATTTGGTACACACCAAGATGGCAAAAAGCTCAATATTGATGAAATTAAAACCTTTTTTGATCATGAAAATCTTACAGAGATTATGAATAGTTTGATTTGCAAAGGTTATCTCAAAGAGAGAGAGGGTAGATATAATCCTGTCGCTGGCAATATGTCTTTTGAAGTATTCAAGTTTTTAGATCCTCAAAGTATCTCGATTACTCTTGTATCTAGTGATGCTCATAAGTTAGGCGTAGTCCATAATGGCAGAATACGAAGACTTACACCAAGAGAATGTGCGAGATTACAAGGATTTCCAGACTCTTTTATCCTGCATCCTAAAGATACCCATGCTTATCGTCAGTTAGGTAATTCGGTATCAGTACCTGTAGTTAGAGAGGTGATTTTGGATTTGTTCACTCAATTGAATGTGTTGAGTGTTGCTTGA
- a CDS encoding HNH endonuclease, producing the protein MSMSYVSVPLRRLVTQRAEEQCEYCRYPQAASFFTFEIEHIIAEKHDGITEAENLALACPCCNRFKGTDLGSIDPETMQLTPFFNPRMQQWSDHFCLEGGNILPLTPEGRVTAKILQFNLQERVIEREQLISIGKYPVL; encoded by the coding sequence ATCAGCATGAGCTATGTATCAGTTCCCCTACGTCGGCTAGTCACCCAACGCGCTGAAGAACAGTGCGAGTATTGTCGATATCCTCAAGCAGCTTCTTTTTTTACTTTTGAAATAGAACATATCATTGCTGAAAAACACGATGGCATCACCGAAGCCGAAAACCTAGCTTTAGCTTGTCCTTGCTGCAATCGTTTCAAAGGTACTGACCTCGGTTCTATTGATCCTGAAACAATGCAGCTAACTCCATTTTTTAATCCTCGTATGCAGCAGTGGTCAGATCACTTTTGCCTAGAAGGAGGAAACATTCTCCCCCTCACTCCTGAAGGACGTGTCACTGCTAAAATCCTCCAATTTAACCTTCAGGAACGTGTTATCGAACGCGAACAACTCATTAGTATTGGGAAATATCCAGTACTTTAA
- a CDS encoding DUF433 domain-containing protein — protein sequence MKEQDLLNRIYSSPRVMVGKPVIRGTRLSVEYILNLLAHGATVTEILDEYEGLVEADIRACLLFASRALESASFMPLAEIA from the coding sequence ATGAAAGAACAAGATTTGTTAAATCGGATCTACTCTAGTCCTAGAGTGATGGTGGGAAAGCCTGTCATTAGAGGGACTCGGTTATCTGTTGAGTACATTCTAAATCTGCTGGCTCATGGTGCAACTGTGACGGAGATTTTGGATGAGTATGAAGGTTTGGTTGAGGCGGATATTAGGGCTTGTTTACTGTTTGCTTCTCGTGCGTTGGAAAGTGCAAGTTTTATGCCTTTGGCGGAGATTGCTTAG
- a CDS encoding DUF5615 family PIN-like protein, with the protein MRFLVDENTGVVVARWLRNQNHEVFSVYEEARGTDDDEILQKAWDENWILISCDKDFGEKVYRERRLHHGVILLRLEDERNANKINVLQSLLENYAGQLADSFVVVTEKQVRFARALS; encoded by the coding sequence GTGCGGTTTTTGGTAGATGAAAATACGGGTGTTGTGGTTGCGCGTTGGTTACGCAATCAAAATCATGAGGTTTTCTCAGTTTATGAGGAGGCAAGAGGGACTGATGATGATGAAATTCTACAAAAGGCTTGGGATGAGAATTGGATTTTGATTTCTTGTGATAAGGATTTTGGTGAAAAAGTCTATCGGGAACGAAGACTACATCATGGTGTGATTTTGCTTAGGCTTGAGGATGAGCGTAATGCTAATAAAATCAATGTTTTACAAAGTTTGTTAGAAAATTATGCGGGGCAGTTAGCGGATAGTTTTGTTGTGGTTACTGAGAAACAGGTTAGATTTGCTAGGGCTTTGTCTTGA
- a CDS encoding DUF3293 domain-containing protein: MFNNLGDLKKLAEEAILIEHFASMKLITVQADEPAIEVLALMTADDFDVIPVVEGENWIGYIEKKDILSLTDNDRGRCISELQDKLLKPFDKAKFVDLDDKKANSLQMAFEHFNPPAIEWFFVGREKQIKGIVTFEDLGKPAVSLYLLAKLLMVESGLRRLWGTYTNNPTTDSPSKDGVDGDPKYFRDVLDKIETHCKEVKGTDKPNLLKDLGYKDVKELGSMNALRNELAHGRNILSFINGLKEDINRNKLNEAINRNKKIDELLTNISRLEDNRPQIWKAYESTNIVKRTLKEDFWVGSDTVDLPQDLLSSSFIYIISAENPSGEVLSTDKNEERTDALRNLLNSRCSKNNDGKWKYEEVIGQSPDGKWKQDSFAIGGIDEDEARKLT; this comes from the coding sequence ATGTTTAATAATTTGGGTGATCTAAAGAAATTGGCTGAAGAAGCAATTCTGATAGAGCATTTTGCCAGTATGAAATTAATTACAGTGCAAGCAGATGAACCAGCTATAGAAGTATTAGCTTTAATGACGGCTGATGATTTTGATGTTATTCCTGTGGTTGAAGGAGAAAATTGGATAGGCTATATAGAAAAAAAAGATATATTAAGCCTAACCGATAATGATAGAGGTAGGTGTATTTCTGAACTTCAAGATAAATTATTAAAGCCATTTGATAAGGCTAAATTTGTTGATCTTGATGACAAAAAAGCTAACTCTTTACAAATGGCTTTTGAACACTTTAACCCACCTGCTATTGAGTGGTTTTTTGTTGGTAGAGAGAAACAAATCAAAGGAATCGTAACATTTGAAGATTTGGGTAAACCTGCTGTTTCTTTATACTTGCTGGCAAAGTTGCTGATGGTGGAATCTGGACTTCGCAGACTATGGGGAACATATACGAATAATCCGACTACCGATTCTCCGTCCAAAGATGGAGTTGATGGAGATCCTAAATATTTCAGAGATGTACTCGATAAAATTGAAACCCATTGTAAAGAAGTAAAAGGTACTGATAAGCCCAACCTTCTCAAAGATTTAGGATATAAGGATGTAAAAGAGCTAGGTTCTATGAATGCTTTGCGAAATGAGCTTGCTCATGGAAGAAATATACTTTCATTTATAAACGGTTTAAAAGAAGATATCAATCGCAACAAATTAAACGAAGCTATCAATCGCAACAAAAAAATCGATGAATTATTAACAAATATTTCCAGATTAGAAGACAACAGACCACAAATTTGGAAAGCTTATGAAAGTACGAACATAGTTAAACGCACGTTAAAAGAGGACTTCTGGGTTGGTTCAGATACAGTGGATTTGCCTCAAGATCTACTATCATCATCATTTATTTACATAATAAGTGCTGAAAATCCATCAGGAGAAGTTCTTTCAACAGACAAAAACGAAGAAAGAACTGATGCACTGCGTAATCTTCTCAATAGTCGTTGCTCAAAGAATAATGACGGAAAGTGGAAATATGAAGAGGTTATTGGTCAATCTCCTGATGGAAAATGGAAACAGGATAGCTTTGCTATTGGAGGTATAGATGAAGATGAAGCCCGTAAGTTAACGTGA